In one Halorubrum sp. CBA1229 genomic region, the following are encoded:
- a CDS encoding TIGR01548 family HAD-type hydrolase: MQVDAVVLDIDGVLVDVGDSYRRAIIESVDRVCGKTIDRDTVQAFKDAGGFNNDWELTDAAALYVLARREGLGMDPDAFTDRVAEAGGGLSAAKAVVGDLPRVAQARVRDQWDTERLRETFQALYLGEELYRELEGGEPPLSAPGYIHDEPTLVERETIADLTERFDVGVLTGRPAAEAEIALERVGLDVPEDRRFTMDDWEEGKPHPRALVELAERFDAERVAFAGDTLDDVRTARNADDEDASRVYYGVGVLTGGLTGEEGRRKYAENGADAVVDDVNELVGLLE; encoded by the coding sequence ATGCAGGTCGACGCAGTCGTTCTCGACATCGACGGCGTCCTCGTCGACGTGGGCGACTCGTATCGACGGGCGATAATCGAGTCCGTCGACAGGGTGTGCGGCAAGACGATCGACCGCGACACGGTGCAGGCGTTCAAAGACGCCGGCGGGTTCAACAACGACTGGGAGCTGACGGACGCGGCCGCGCTGTACGTGCTGGCCCGCCGCGAGGGGCTCGGGATGGACCCCGACGCCTTCACCGACCGAGTCGCCGAGGCCGGCGGCGGGCTCTCGGCGGCGAAGGCGGTCGTCGGCGACCTCCCGCGGGTCGCGCAGGCGCGGGTCCGCGACCAGTGGGACACCGAGCGCCTCCGCGAGACGTTTCAGGCGCTGTACCTCGGCGAGGAGCTGTACCGCGAACTGGAGGGCGGAGAGCCGCCGCTGTCGGCGCCGGGGTACATCCACGACGAGCCGACGCTCGTCGAGCGAGAGACGATCGCCGACCTGACCGAGCGGTTCGACGTTGGCGTGCTGACGGGGCGTCCCGCGGCCGAGGCGGAGATCGCCTTGGAGCGCGTCGGCCTCGACGTCCCCGAGGACCGCCGGTTCACGATGGACGACTGGGAGGAGGGGAAGCCGCACCCGCGGGCGCTCGTCGAGCTCGCGGAGCGGTTCGACGCCGAGCGCGTCGCCTTCGCCGGCGACACCCTCGACGACGTCCGGACCGCGCGCAACGCCGACGACGAGGACGCGAGCCGGGTCTACTACGGGGTCGGCGTGTTGACGGGTGGACTCACCGGCGAGGAGGGACGCCGGAAGTACGCCGAGAACGGGGCCGACGCCGTCGTCGACGACGTGAACGAGCTGGTCGGACTGCTGGAGTAG
- a CDS encoding group I intron-associated PD-(D/E)XK endonuclease, whose amino-acid sequence MSRFEQYDSLGEPQKRGQATEAIVTAELLARDVSVLTPAYDNDPYDLVARIDGEFYRLQVKTAYDGKNDGAVEFRTRSVWTKSEGYERAGYDGKIDYFAVLNVRTEDVYLVPIEDAGAAATTIRYEPAANNNRTNINWHEEYRIDTVLSRLQSG is encoded by the coding sequence ATGTCGCGCTTTGAGCAGTACGACAGTCTCGGAGAACCACAGAAGCGCGGACAGGCCACGGAAGCGATCGTCACGGCGGAGTTGCTCGCTCGCGACGTCTCCGTGCTCACACCGGCGTACGACAACGATCCATACGACCTCGTCGCCAGAATCGACGGTGAATTCTATCGGTTACAGGTCAAGACGGCGTACGACGGCAAAAACGACGGCGCGGTGGAGTTCCGGACTCGAAGCGTTTGGACGAAAAGCGAAGGCTACGAACGGGCGGGCTACGACGGAAAAATCGATTACTTCGCCGTCCTCAACGTCCGAACAGAGGACGTGTACCTCGTCCCCATCGAAGACGCCGGAGCGGCGGCGACCACGATCCGATACGAACCCGCCGCGAACAACAATCGAACGAATATCAATTGGCACGAAGAGTACCGGATCGATACTGTCCTCAGTCGTCTCCAATCGGGATAA
- a CDS encoding archaemetzincin family Zn-dependent metalloprotease, translated as MLVDIVPVGEVTPRVKREASGALRSVYDCDVTVHDDQPIPETAYDEGRDQYRAEDLIETVSRVGGGEKNIGITPRDLYYRRRNYVFGLAYLNGNGSVISTHRLRTSSDGGVSTKPAVDVFSDRVRKEVVHEIGHTLGLEHCDNSKCVMSFSPTVREVDVKEENLCGSCSRLVR; from the coding sequence ATGCTCGTGGACATCGTTCCCGTCGGGGAGGTCACCCCCCGCGTGAAACGGGAGGCCTCCGGCGCGCTCCGATCGGTGTACGACTGTGACGTCACGGTCCACGACGATCAGCCGATCCCCGAGACCGCCTACGACGAGGGTCGCGACCAGTACCGCGCCGAGGACCTGATCGAGACCGTCAGCCGCGTCGGCGGCGGCGAGAAGAACATCGGCATCACCCCGCGTGACCTCTACTACCGCCGCCGGAACTACGTGTTCGGACTAGCGTACCTCAACGGCAACGGCTCCGTGATCTCGACGCATCGGCTCCGCACCTCCTCCGACGGCGGCGTGTCCACGAAGCCCGCGGTCGACGTGTTCTCCGACCGGGTCCGCAAGGAAGTGGTCCACGAGATCGGTCACACGCTCGGGCTGGAACACTGCGACAACAGCAAGTGCGTCATGTCCTTCTCCCCCACCGTCCGCGAGGTCGACGTGAAAGAGGAGAACCTCTGCGGCTCCTGTTCTCGGCTGGTCCGGTGA
- a CDS encoding DUF6432 family protein: MAAKPEYRDRPDVEVALLDALVDRGDEGMTVLELRAAVDADIDAVEEALSALKEDSLITVESEEHVRVYAHDRVIPDPDAPGEERHGGLVDTIRDRLGL, translated from the coding sequence ATGGCCGCAAAGCCGGAATACCGCGACCGGCCCGACGTCGAGGTCGCGCTGTTGGACGCGCTCGTCGACCGCGGCGACGAGGGGATGACGGTGTTGGAGCTCCGCGCGGCTGTCGACGCCGACATCGACGCCGTCGAGGAAGCGCTCTCGGCGCTGAAGGAGGACTCGCTCATCACCGTCGAGAGCGAGGAGCACGTTCGCGTCTACGCGCACGACCGCGTGATCCCCGACCCCGACGCGCCGGGCGAGGAGCGCCACGGCGGACTCGTCGACACCATCCGCGACCGGCTCGGGCTGTAG
- a CDS encoding glycine cleavage T C-terminal barrel domain-containing protein — MTLVSGTHGAHGATYRDRGGRRVVDHYGKPERVGKAVRNVVGAIEMGYGVLAITGDDRVEFVDNAVSNRVPAEDGQGVYALLLDPQGGIETDMYVYNADERLLVFLPPERAEAVAEDWSEKVFIQDVTVADASDEFGVFGVHGPKSTEKIASVLGGPGAPEKPLSFVRGSMVDAGVTVIATDAPLGEEGYEVVCAAEHAEEVFDTLINRGLNAAPFGYRTWDALSAEAGTPLFEYELEGTVPNVLGLRNALDFEKGCYVGQEVVSRVENQGRPSRRLVGLALDGLADATAEIDGDADPEGYDAVLPTPGAAVFAGDEAVGEVTRAAVGPASGDPIALALVRYDADLDAVTVRVDGDEVAATRSDLPFPSADGSARSARAPTYPDA, encoded by the coding sequence ATGACTCTCGTCTCCGGCACCCACGGCGCCCACGGCGCGACGTACCGCGACCGCGGCGGCCGTCGGGTGGTCGACCACTACGGGAAGCCAGAGCGCGTCGGCAAGGCGGTCCGCAACGTCGTCGGCGCGATCGAGATGGGGTACGGCGTGCTCGCGATCACCGGCGACGACCGCGTCGAGTTCGTCGACAACGCCGTCTCCAACCGGGTCCCGGCCGAGGACGGGCAGGGGGTGTACGCGCTCCTGCTCGACCCGCAGGGCGGCATCGAGACGGACATGTACGTGTACAACGCCGACGAGCGACTGCTCGTGTTCCTCCCGCCCGAGCGCGCCGAGGCCGTCGCCGAGGACTGGTCGGAGAAGGTGTTCATCCAAGACGTGACGGTCGCGGACGCCTCCGACGAGTTCGGCGTGTTCGGCGTCCACGGCCCCAAATCGACCGAGAAGATCGCCTCGGTGCTCGGCGGCCCGGGCGCTCCCGAGAAGCCCCTCTCGTTCGTCCGCGGCTCGATGGTCGACGCCGGCGTCACCGTGATCGCGACCGACGCCCCCCTCGGCGAGGAGGGGTACGAGGTCGTCTGCGCGGCCGAGCACGCCGAGGAGGTGTTCGACACGCTGATCAACCGCGGGCTCAACGCGGCCCCGTTCGGCTACCGGACGTGGGACGCGCTCTCCGCTGAGGCCGGCACGCCGCTCTTCGAGTACGAGCTGGAGGGAACCGTGCCGAACGTCCTCGGGCTCCGCAACGCCTTAGACTTCGAGAAGGGGTGTTACGTCGGCCAGGAGGTCGTCTCTCGCGTCGAGAACCAGGGTCGTCCGAGCCGGCGACTCGTCGGCCTCGCGCTCGACGGGCTCGCCGACGCGACCGCCGAGATCGACGGCGACGCCGATCCCGAGGGGTACGACGCGGTCCTGCCGACGCCCGGCGCGGCCGTCTTCGCCGGCGACGAGGCGGTCGGCGAGGTGACCCGCGCCGCGGTCGGTCCCGCCTCGGGCGATCCGATCGCGCTGGCGCTGGTCCGGTACGACGCCGACCTCGACGCGGTCACCGTCCGCGTCGACGGCGACGAGGTCGCGGCGACCCGTTCCGACCTCCCGTTCCCGTCCGCGGACGGGAGCGCGCGGTCCGCCCGGGCGCCGACGTACCCGGACGCGTAG
- a CDS encoding UPF0146 family protein encodes MVSPPRRALVEELARHDRLLEVGVGDRPGVARSLAERGRDVVAVDVAVGERTLAAARETEGPTITGSLRAVEADVLDLAGGESGSGPGGIAGEFDAVYACNLPAELQRPTVALAERLDAACLFTTLGFEEPTIPVRRRSLPETTVYVARDGTAGSDSPGAAGRR; translated from the coding sequence GTGGTCTCACCGCCCCGTCGGGCGCTCGTCGAGGAGCTCGCCCGCCACGATCGGCTGCTCGAGGTCGGCGTCGGCGATCGCCCCGGCGTCGCGCGATCGCTCGCCGAGCGCGGCCGCGACGTCGTCGCGGTCGACGTCGCCGTCGGCGAGCGCACGCTGGCGGCCGCTCGCGAGACCGAAGGACCGACCATCACGGGATCGCTCCGCGCCGTCGAGGCCGACGTGTTGGATCTGGCGGGCGGGGAGAGCGGCTCCGGACCGGGCGGAATAGCGGGCGAGTTCGACGCGGTGTACGCCTGTAACCTCCCGGCTGAGCTCCAGCGTCCGACGGTCGCGCTCGCCGAGCGGTTGGACGCCGCATGCCTGTTTACCACGCTCGGCTTCGAAGAACCGACGATCCCGGTTCGGCGCCGGTCCCTCCCGGAGACGACCGTGTACGTCGCCCGGGACGGCACCGCGGGAAGCGACTCCCCCGGTGCCGCCGGCAGGCGCTGA